GATTGAAAAAGAATTCCAGCATAACCTTTTAAATAGCCATGCTAAAACGCTAGGATCCAGGCGGTTTTTTTGGGTGTTTGCAGAAAATGTAACTTCTCAATATATCAAAGAAAAAGCGCAATTTGAATTGGGATTTTACTTGCCTAAAGGGAGTTATGCGAGCGCGTTGCTCAAAGAAATCAAGCATGAGAAAGGAGAAAATGATGACGAATTTTGAAAAGATTATCGCGCAAAACAGGCTCAAAACGAACGCAGTTTTAGCCACTTATTGCGTGATTTTTGCTTTTATCGGGTTGTTGGTGGATGCTATTAGAATCAACGCTAATGATTTAGGCATAGCCCTTTTTAAACTCATCACTTTTCAAATTTTTCCTGCAATCACCATGATTATGTTTTTAGTGGCTTTTGTCATTATTGTTGTTTGTATCCAAAATTTTAGCTCTATCATGTTAAGCGGTGATGAATACAAGCTTATTGACACAAGCAAGGTTTTAAGCTCTAAAGAAAATCAAATCCATCGCCTTTTGTTAGAGCTTTTAGAAGAGGCTAATCTTCATTTTGAGCCTAAGCTTTATATCATTAACGCCCCTTACATGAACGCTTTTGCGAGCGGGTGGGATGAATCTAATTCTCTTATCGCTCTTACAAGCACTTTAATAGAGAGGTTGGATAGAGATGAATTGAAAGCCGTGATCGCTCATGAGCTCAGCCACATACGGCACAACGACATCCGCTTGACCATGTGCGTGGGGATTTTAAGCAATATCATGCTGTTAGTGGCTAATTTTAGCGTGTATTTTTTCATGGGGAATCGCAAGAATAGTGGGGCGAATTTAGCCCGAATGATTTTATTACTCTTACAGATCATTTTGCCTTTTTTAACGCTTATTTTACAAATGTATTTGAGCCGCACACGAGAATACATGGCCGATAGCGGGGCGGCGTTTTTAATGCATGACAATAAGCCCATGATTAGAGCCTTACAAAAAATTTCCAACGATTACACCAACAACGATTACAAGGGCATAGATCAGAACTCCACCCGATCAGCGGCCTATCTTTTTAACGCTGAAATGTTTAGCACCCACCCTAGCGTTAAAAATCGTATCCAATCCTTAAGAAAGCGTGTGATCTAAATGGAAAATTTTTTCAACCAATTTTTTGAAAATATCGGCGAAGACAAGAATAGAGAAGGTCTAAAAGAGACGCCTAAAAGGGTTCAAGAATTATGGAAATTCTTGTATAAAGGCTATAAAGAAGACCCTAGAGTGGCTTTAAAAAGCGCGTATTTTCAAGGCGTTTGCGATGAAATGATAGTGGCTCAAAACATTGAATTTTACTCCACTTGCGAGCACCATTTGCTCCCTTTTTTTGGGAATATTAGCGTGGGATATATCCCTAAGGAAAAGATTGTAGGCATTAGCGCGATCGCCAAACTCATTGAAATTTATAGCAAACGCTTGCAGATCCAAGAAAGGCTGACCACTCAAATTGCAGAAACTTTTGATGAAATCATAGAGCCAAGGGGCGTGATCGTGGTTTGTGAAGCCAAGCATTTGTGCATGAGCATGCAAGGGGTGCAAAAGCAAAATGCGATCATTAAAACAAGCGTGTTAAGAGGCCTCTTTAAAAAAGACCCTAAAACCAGAGCTGAATTTATGCAACTCTTAAAATCTTAGGTTATAATTCTGTGCATGAATAACCCTAATTTATCCTTTTATTATAATGAGTGCGAGCGTTTTGAAAGCTTTTTAAAAAACCATCATTTACACCTTGAAAGCTTCCACCCTTATTTGGAAAAAGCCTTTTTTGAAATGGTGCTTAATGGAGGCAAAAGGTTCCGCCCTAAGCTTTTTTTAGCCGTGCTTTGCGCGTTAGTGGGTCAAAAAGATTATTCTAACCAACAAACAGAATATTTTAAAATCGCTTTAAGCATTGAATGCTTGCACACTTATTCGCTCATCCATGACGATTTACCATGCATGGATAATGCCGCTTTAAGGAGAAACCACCCCACTTTACACGCTAAATACGATGAAACCACAGCCGTTTTAATCGGCGATGCACTCAACACTTACTCTTTTGAATTGCTTTCAAACGCTTTACTAGAAAGCCATATCATTGTGGAATTAGTCAAAATCTTAAGCGCTAATGGGGGGATTAAAGGCATGATCTTAGGGCAGGCTTTGGATTGCTATTTTGAAAACACGCCCTTAAATTTAGAGCAGCTCACTTTCTTACACGAGCATAAAACCGCTAAATTGATTAGCGCGAGCTTGATGATGGGGCTTGTTGCGAGCGGTGTTAAAGATAAAGAGCTTTTTAAATGGCTTCAGGCTTTTGGGTTAAAAACGGGTCTTTGTTTTCAAGTGTTAGATGATATTATAGATGTTACACAAGATGAAGAAGAAAGCGGTAAAACCACTCATTTAGACAGCGCTAAAAACAGCTTTGTGAATTTATTGGGGCTAGAGAAGGCGAATGATTACGCTCAAACTTTAAAAACAGAGGTTTTAAACGATTTAAATCTACTAAAATCCGCTTATCCTTTATTGCAAGAAAATTTAAACGCATTATTGAACACTCTATTTAAAGGCAAAACATGAAAAAAATTCTACTCACCAACGATGATGGCTACCATGCAAAAGGCATTAAAGCTTTAGAACAAGCTTTAGAAAACATGGCAGAAATTTATGTGGTCGCCCCCAAGCATGAAAAAAGCGCATGCTCGCAATGCATCACGATCACCGCGCCTTTAAGAGCGGAGAAAATTAAGGGCAAAGAAGGCCGGCATTACAGGATTGATGATGGCACGCCAAGCGATTGCGTGTATTTGGCGATCAATGAGCTTTTTAAACATGTTTGTTTTGATTTAGTGATTTCAGGGATCAATCTTGGATCTAACATGGGCGAAGACACGATTTATTCGGGAACGGTGGCCGGAGCGATTGAAGGCACCATTCAGGGCGTGCCTTCCATTGCGATTTCTCAAATCCTTTCTAACAAAAACAAAAACACTCCCTTAAGTTTTGATCTAGCTCAAAAGATTATCCAGGATTTAGTCCAAAACATTTTCACCAAAGGCTACCCCTTAAAGGGGCGCAAACTCCTGAATGTGAATGTCCCTAATTGCTCCTTACAAGAATATAAGGGCGAACGCATCACCCCTAAGGGCTATAGGCTGTATAAAAAAGAAGTGCATAAACGCACAGACCCCAAAAATGAAAGCTATTTTTGGCTAGGGTTACACCCTTTAGAATGGCAAAAGCGCGAAAATGAAGACAGACTCTCTGATTTTGACGCTATTGCTTCAAACCATGTTTCTATCACGCCTTTAAATTTAGACTTAACCAGTTATGATGATTTGAAAAATTTGGAATCTTGGCATAAGGGAATGTTAAAGTGAGTAAAAATCACCGCTTGGCTTTTTTAGGGCTAATTGTTGGGGTGTTTTTTTTCTTTAATGCATGCCAGCACCGCTTGCACATGGGGTATTATTCAGAAGTTACAGGGGATTATTTGTTCAACTATAACTCCACTATCGTGGTGGCTTATGACAGAAGCGATGCGATGACTTCTTATTATATCAATGTGATTGTTTATGAATTGCAAAAATTAGGCTTTTACAATGTCTTCACGCAAGCGGAATTCCCACTAGATAAAGCCAAAAATGTGATCTATGCGCGCATTGTCCGTAACATCTCAGCTGTGCCGTTCTACCAATACAATTACCAACTGATCGATCAAGTCAATAAACCTTGTTATTTTCTTGGGGGGCAGTTTTATTGCTCCCAAACCCCTACCGATTACTACGCTATCAATGGCTTTAGCGAGCAAATTTTAATGAGTGCTAATTCGCATTTTATTTTGGATTGGTATGATGTGGTGCTGCAAAAACGGGTTTTATATGTGGATGGGAGCGTGAGCGGGAGGACTTGTGGCTATCAAATGCTCTATAGGGATTTGATTAAAAGCACGATCAAACGCATTGATTTTAACCGCCCTGAACGCTACTACTACAATTTAAGACTGCCCCTTTATCAGCCATGTTATAGAGAATGAAATGGTTATCAGGCGATTGTATAAATTTTGCGCTAGCCATGTGGTGCGTAATTGCTCTTCTTTAAAATGCGCTCAAAATATCCATGGGCATAATTACGAAGTGGAAGTCTTTATTGAAACCAACCGCTTGGATAACGCGAACATGGCGTTAGATTTTGGGCTGATGCAACAAGAGATGCAAGTTTTCATTGAGTCGTTTGATCATGCCCATCATTTTTGGGACAAAGAAAGCGTTGAGTTCCAGCGTTTTATAGAAAATCATTGCGTTCGTTACGTGAAATGCTCGTTTAATTTGAGCGCGGAGAGTTACGCTCTTATGTTTTTATACTACCTTTCAAGGATTTTACAAAAAAGCGTTTTTTCTAATAATGAAGGGGAGTTAAAAGTCTCTAGCGTGCGCGTGCATGAGACTAAAAACGGCTACGCTGAAAGCTTTTTAAAAGATTTAGAAAACCCTCATTTTAAATCTTTAGTGCATCCAAATTGCGTCTCTTTCTCGCAAGGCATTCAAAGTTTGTGGCATGATAAGGATTTTTTCCATAAAATCATCAGCGATGAAAAACAATGCTTTTTTCACGCTAAGCCCTTACACCAAATCCCATGAAACTCCCGGTTGTTGAGAGCTTTTTTTCCTTACAAGGTGAAGGAAAAAGGATAGGCAAGCCCAGTCTTTTTTTGCGCTTAGGGGGGTGTAACCTTTCATGCAAGGGCTTTAATTGTAAAACCTTATTCAATGATGAAATCCTAACAGGTTGCGACAGCTTGTATGCGGTGCATCCTAAATTCAAAACATCTTGGGATTATTACAATGAGCCTAAGCCCTTGATTGAGCGATTAGTTAATTTAGCCCCTAATTATAAGGATTTTGATTTCATTCTTACAGGTGGGGAGCCAAGTTTGTATTTCAATAACCCTATTTTATTGAGCGTTTTAGAGCATTTTTATCGCCAAAAAATCCCTTTATGTGTAGAGAGTAATGGTTCTATTTTTTTTGAATTTAGCCCTATTTTAAAAGAATTGCATTTCACCCTAAGCGTCAAACTCTCTTTTTCTTTGGAGGAAGAAAGCAAGCGGATCAACCTCAAAGCCTTACAAAATATCTTAAATAACGCTAAAAGCGCGCATTTTAAATTCGTATTGGAGAGTCAAAACGCCGCTCAATCTATTACAGAGATTCAAAGCCTTTTGAAACAACTCTCCTTAAAAAATAATGAAATCTTTTTAATGCCCTTAGGCACAAATAACAACGAGCTAGACAAAAATCTAAAAACCCTAGCCCCCCTAGCCATAAAGCATGGTTTCAGGCTGAGCGATAGGCTTCATATCCGCTTGTGGGATAATCAAAAAGGGTTTTAAAACTATCATACAAGGCGTTGTTATTTTAAGCTAAAAATTGTTATCATTACGCTCATTAAGGGATCATTTCATCTTTGGAAGTTAGGAAATCATGACCATCAAAGTTTTTTCGCCCAAATACCCCACTGAATTAGAAGAATTTTATGCCAAGTGCATCGCTGATAACCCTTTAGGGTTTATCCAACGCTTGGATCTTTTGCCCAGCATTAGCGAATTTGTTCAAAAATTGCACGAGCATGGCGGGGAATTTTTTGGAATGAGAAAGGGTGAAAAGCTCATTGGGATCTGTGGGCTTAATCGTATCAATCAAACAGAAGCCGAGCTGTGCAAATTCCACATAAATAGCGCTTATCAATCCCAAGGGTTGGGTCAAAAACTCTATGAGAGCGTGGAGAAATACGCTTTCATTAAAGGCTATACTAAAATCTCTCTGCATGTGAGCAAAAGTCAAATCAAGGCATGCAACCTCTATCAAAAGCTGGGTTTTGTGCACATCAAAGAAGAGGATTGCGTGGTGGAGTTGGGCGAAGAGACTTTGATTTTCCCCACTCTTTTTATGGAAAAGATTCTGTCTTGATTGGTGCATCCATTTGACACACGCCTTTTCCCTACCAAACTTTGATTAACACAGCCTAATTAATGTTAAATAAACCCTAAAACAAACGCTTGTTTTTAAAATTTTGTTTTTCAAGCGCTTCGCAAAGTTTTAGAAGCCCTATTTTAGGGGTTAACGCTAAAATAGGCTATCAAAACTACTTTAATGATTTCATAGGATTAGCTTATTATGGCATCATCAAATACAATTACGCTAAAGCGAGCAGTGAGAAAGTCCAGCAATTGAGCTATGGCGGTGGGGTGGAATTGTTGGTGGATTTCATCACCACTTACTCCAATAAAAATAGGGGTTAGGGGATTTTAATGAGATTGCAGAGGGGAATATAATATCCCCCCACCCCCTTAAGAGTTTTACAATAAAATGAGATCCAAAACGAAAAAATTTTATCATCACCAAAACCCACCAACGCTATCGGCTAAATTTTGATTGAATCACTCAAAGGTTTGCGCATCCTTCATGCTGTCTGTGGGCGACCCTTCGTGTTGGGTATTAGATTTGTTGTAAATTGGCGCCATTAAAAGCGATACGATAAAAGCGATTAAAGCAACCACAAAAATATAAAAGCTTAAACCATAACTTTGCAAACTTTCAGGCGCTGCTATAGCTTTTGCGTTTAACCAGCTTGAAAGTTGAGGGGTAAAGCCAGCGGTTATAGCATAGGCTATGTTATAAGCGAAGGAAATCCCGCTAAAACGGATTTTGGCGCTAAACACATCGCTCATAAAAATGGGGCAAAAATTCATAATACCCGCGCAAAAGCACGCTAAAAAGTATAAAACTATGGTATTGACTAAACTTGGTGCGTTAGAATAAAATTCTTTGAAGAATAAAAAGCCAAAAAAGGCAAAGGCCACGCTAAAAGCCATGCAAACTTTGTGTGGTTTGATTTTATCGGCTAAAAACCCGGTTAAAACAATAGAACTTACAATACCAACAAGTCCTAAAATTTGAAAATAGGTTTTTTCAAAAGGAGTGAAATTAAAATTGGGATGCGTAAGGGTAAAATTGGGAACAAAAAGGATAAAAATCAAAATGCAAGCGGTTAAAACCCAAGTGATAAGCATGGAGATTGATATACCAAAGAGAGAGTTTTTAAACACCTCTTTAAGCGGGAATTTGACTAAGGCATCGTCTTGCTTCATTTGCTGAAAAACAGGAGTTTCTTCTAAAAAGCGTCTCAAATACACAGAAATGATACCAAAAATCCCTCCAAGCCCAAAGGCAACCCTCCAAGCCCAATCTTCAACAACAGGCTTGTCAAAAACCATGTAAATCCCCATATAAACCAAACTCCCAAGCAAAATCCCAGAAACTACAGAAGCGGTTAAAAAACCGATATAAGTGTTTTTTTGGCCTTGCGGGGCATGCTCATGGACAAAAACCCAAGCGCCAGGCAATTCACCACCCACAGCGACGCCTTGACAAATCCTAACAAACACCAAAAAAACAGGAGCTATGTAACCAAGATAATGAGCATTTTTAGGGGTAAGTCCCATGCTATCAACGCCAAAACCCACCAAATCATTAAAAGTTGGCATCAAAGCGAGTGCAAAGGTTGGGATCACCATTAGTAAAATAGAGAGCATGAACATGTTTTTACGGCCGAATTTATCCCCAAAGTGGGCCATCACTATGCCGCCAAGCGGGCGTGCCAGATAGCCTGCAGCAAAGATACCATAAGTGTTGATTTCAGACCAAATAGGGCTGAGCGTGTTTGGGAAAAAGTGTTTAGCAATGATACTCGTAAAAAATACAAAGATGATAAAATCGTAAAATTCTAAAGTCCCGCCAAGCGAAGATAACCCTAAGGTTCTTACCTCTTTTTTGCCTAAATGTTTTATTGATTATCCTTTCACTAAGGTTATCGCCCTTTTAAATTTTTCATTTTGAAACTAAGATTGATAAAATTAATATAGCTACATTACACCTTAACGGCATTTTTAGATAACAAGCAGTAAATGAAATTTATTAGCGTTCAAAAAGTGAATTATTCTATCTTTTTTATCATTAAACATCACTTAAACGATTTGACATTTTGTTACCCGTTTTGTCAAAACGCTTTACCCGATTATATCAGCCAAAAAAAACACTCCTATTAAGACTTAGGTAATAACACTTCTTTTAATTTTTTAATGATAGCTTCTTCTCTTGTTTCACGAAATGCCTTTATGTTTTCCCATTCTAATTTTAGGGTAGGGTCAATATAATTTCTTTTTTTATACTCTTCTATGGCTCGCTCATCTTTATATTCTTCTTTGAGCCACACTTCAGGGTCTTTATCCTTTTTGGCTTGGTTCTCTGTGCCTTCTAAAAGCTGGAGGTTGTATAAATGATTCTCATAGAAATCTTTATCCAATTTTTTATTTTTTTTAAACTTGGACTTTGGATAAATATGGTCTATATGAAAAGTGGTGGTTTTGCAGTTCAGGTTTGGGTATAAGATTTGTAAAATAGGAAAGACTCGGTCATGTCTACTAGAACACATCATGTCTTCTATAGCATCGTTAGTGATTTTTAAAGGGCTTGTTTGGTGTTTGGCTAAATTGTGGTTGAATGATTCAAAAGTTTTCACATCCTTCATGCTATTGGCTATGTTGTTTAATTTTGTATCCGTTGAAGGAGTAAAATAACTTGTGATTTGAGCGTTACGGACAAATTTTAGGGCTTGTTCTTTATCGTTCTCATTCATTTTTGGATTTAAAAAATAAAAATAAGCTAAACTGGATAAAATATAAGCTGAACCCAAATAGCCTGCATAACCAAAAGTTTCTAATAGTTTTGCAGCATTATAAATGCTTTCTGTAATTTTTTCCCAATTGTCTTCAATTTCTTTAATGTTTGGTTTATTAAAATTTTTTAATTCAAAAGTAGTGTCTTTACCAATGAGAAGCAAGCAGGTTTTTAGCACTTGGTCTTGCCCCACATTTGGAAAACCTTTCTCTTTTAAAGCATCCACTAGCTCATGCATTTTTTCTCTAATATCGCTTGAAAAGCTTGCTGTCAAAATAGACATCAATAAATCAGAATAGCTTAACTTGGCCCCACCGCTATTGACACGGATAAAGATATTTAAAACTTTATCAAGATCTTGTTCTGTTTCTTCAAAAAATGAAATGAGCTTTTCGGTGCAAAAAGCATTTTTTAGATTTTCTAGTAATGCTGACTCTTCACCATCTAATTCGTGTTCTCTCGCATAATTTATAACACTTTTCAATTCCAAAATATCCCCCACCTTAAACCAGAAATGTTTTTTATCATTCTCAGGCTTTTGAGCATGAAATTCAAACTGGTAATTGTCTTCTGGATTGTCCATGTTTGGCTGGTGTTTCAAATTCAAATACAAACGCTTCTCTTCATAAGCGTTATCGTATCTAGCCCCCTTTTTCTTAAGCGTTCTAGTGCCTTTAAGCCCAATATAAAGCGAGGTTAAGGCTGTTGGCCATCTAGGACAATACACAACTCATCACGTCTGATTTCTTCAATATAGATTTTTTCATTGTGAGGCTTTCGCTCATCGTAATTTGTAATGAATTTATAGAGTTGGAAATTGAGTTTATCGCTATCTTGTTCGTCGCTCTTGGCTATATCCTCTTTTTGTAATTTCCAAAATAAAAAAGAGCCGATAGGATAGCCCCTAAGAATGGAGTCAAAAAGTTGCTCTATCTTTTTTTCATCGGCTTTTTTGAGCCACACGTATTCACGCTGAATGTCAGGCAAAAAATAACGAACATTCAATCCATCTACCACTTCTTTAATGCTCTTATCTAAAAACATACCCATGAGAATTTCCTTATTTTGTATTATTTAGGCTGTATTATAATCAAATATTAGAATGAGCCAACCTAATTTAAGATTTTTTCCACGCGCTTTTGGACCGCTTCTAAAATCAAGCAAAAAAGCCAATAAATCAAAGCGGCTTCCAAATAAATAGGCAAAAAGTCATAGCTGGCGTTCGCTTTTTGTTGCGCGATTCTAAAAACCTCTGCGATAGTTACCACAGAAGCCAAAGAAGTTTCTTTAAAAAGGCTGATGAAAGTGTTACTCAGGCTTGGCGTGGCGACCTTGAGTGCTTGAAAAAAAATGACATGCCAAAAGGTTTGCAAGTAATTCAAGCCCAAACTCAAGCTTGAATCCCATTGATCTTTAGGGACAGAAAGAAAACTCGCCCTTAAAGTCTCTGAAGCGTATGCCCCCACATTAAAGGAAAACGCAATAATGCCTGCTGGGATTGGATCCATATAAACCCCAAGAGCGGGCAAACCATAAAACACCACCACGATTTGGACCAATAAAGGCGTGCCTCTAATGAGCGAGACATAGAAATTCACGCCCGCTAATAAAGCCTTATGAATGAAATGTTTTGGGGGCGCGATTTTAATGAGAGCCACCACAATGGCAATCAATAAGCCTAAAATAAAAGAGATAACCGCTAAAGGCAAAGAAATGCAAAAAGCGGCTTTTAACATGGGGTAGAAAGCTTCTAATAATAATTCCAAACGCTCCTTGCTCAAATCTAAAGATTCAAAAAACAAAGACAAATTAGGGCTGGCTGACATCTTTTCCAAAAAATTGTTCGCCTAAGCGTTTTAAAACCCCTTTATTGATCAATCTTTGCATCGCCTGGTTGATAAGCTCTAAGGCTTTTTCTTGGTGCTTGTTAATGACAAAGGAAGCGCCCCCATCTTTTTCTTTGGACTCCCATGCGATTTTAAAGGGGTTGTTTTTGTGGGTGTTAAGGTAGTTTAAGATCGCTAAAGAACTATTTAAGGTCAAATCGGCTCGTTTTTGCGCCACCAACAACAAGGCTTGCGCCATAGAATCCACCGAAACGATTTGAGCGTCGTATTTAAAAGCGATTTCCCCATAGGTGGAGCTTAAAGTGTTAGCCGCTCTCAAACCCTTAATGTCTTTAATGTCTTTAATGCGGTTTTCATCTTTTCTAACGAGCATGATCGTGCCTGAATAGCTATAAGGCAAGCTTTTATCAAAAGTTGCTTGGCGTTTTTTAGTCGTCAAACTCACCTGGTTAGCGACCATATCAAAACGCCCTGATTTCAAACCTGTAAGCATGATATCCCATGAAGTTTCGTGGAATTTGATTTTCACGCCAAGCTCTTTAGCCAACTCCCTAGCCACTTCCACATCATAGCCGGTGAGCTTGCCCTCTTTATCATGGTAAGTGAAAGGGGGGTAAATGCCTTCTGTGCCAACGCTGATAGTCTCTTTATTGACAAGCTTTTCATACAAGCTAGAAGCGTTCAAAAAACCCAAAAAAAGGCTTATTACCAATAAAAATAAAACTTTTTTCATTTTATATTTTAATCCTAAATTTTTTCAAGCATTCTAACACAAAATAAAAATTTTGCATGGTTTGATTTTAAATATAGACGCGCTCCAAGCGTTTGGATAGGGTGCTGATGGTTTCATAAGGAATGGTGTTTAAAAGTGTAGCGATTTCGCTTGCGTCATTAGCTTTAGCGCTTTTATCCCCAAACAAGATGACCTCATCGCCCTCTTTGGCTTCAATATTATTGAGTTTGACAAAGCACTGATCCATGCACACCTTGCCAATCAGGGGGGCTAATTGGTTATTGATCACTACTTGAATGCGATTGCCTAAAGCGCGCATTAACCCGTCTGCATACCCTAGAGCTAAAACGCCCACTAAAGTCTCTTCATTGGTGTAAAAATGCTCGCCATAGCCAATAAATTCGCCTTTTTTAACGCTTCTGATTTGAACGATTTGCGCTTTCAAACTGATAACATTTTTTAATATCGTTTGAGACGACTCTTTCATTTCATTAGAGGGGTAAAAACCATAGAGCATGATGCCTGGGCGATAGAGGTTTAACAAACGATTTTCATTCCCGTTACACAAAGAAAGGATACCGGCGGAATTATAAGCATGGCGGTATTGAAATTCTATTTTTTGATTTAAAAGCTGCTCTAAAAAAGCGTTAAAGGCTTTCATCTGGTTTTTAGCATGGGTTTTAATCTTAGCATCAGCGTTGCTTAAATGCGTGAATATCCCCTCTATTTCCAAGCCTTTTAAAGCGCGGATTTTTTTAACGATTTCTATGCTTTTAAAAGTAGGCTCTAAACCCAAGCGGTGCATGCCGGTATCAATTTTAAGATGAATTTTTAAGCGTTTTTGAGACTTTAAAGCCATTTGAGAAAAAACTTCTGCTTGTTCAAGGCTAAAAACCATAGCGCTCAAATCGTTATCAATCAGCATGGAAGCGTTAGCGTTAGGGCTATAGCCTAAGATCAAAATGGGGGTTTTAGAAAAATGAGAGCGCAATTCTAAAGCTTCATCTAAAGTTGCTACCCCTAAATAATTAGCCCCTTCTTGTAAAAAAATTTCGCTTGCCTTAATCGCCCCCGCCCCATAAGCGTTCGCCTTGACAACCGCCATGACACAAGCGTCTTTAGGGACAATGCTTTTGACTGCGCTAAAATTATGTCTTAAAGAAGCGGTATCCACTTCTACAAAACTCGCCCTTTTTAACATGTCATTTTACTTGTTAGAATGCTTGCTAAAATACCAACGAGTTTCAGAATAAACCACTTTATGCAATAAAATCAAAGCGATCAAATTAGGGATAGCCATAAGCCCGTTAGAAAGATCCGCTAAATTCCACACAAAATCAATTTTAGCCATAGCCCCCACCATCACGCTCGCTAAAAACACGAAGCGGTAATATTTCACTTTTTTTTCACCAAAGGCGTATTCAGTGCATTTTTCCCCATAATAAGCCCAACCAATAATCGTAGAGTAGGCAAAAAAGATCATGGTCAAAAAAATCACCACCGCCCCTAATGATCCTAAAAAATACTCCGTGCTTTTTAAAGTGAGCAAATTAGCGCTTAATTTTTCCCCATTAGGGAGCAAGGTGTTGTATTCTGGAGCCATTAAAATCACGCTCGCTGTCGCCGAACACACTATTAAGGTTACAATAAAGGTTTGGAGCATGGACACTAGGGCTTGACGCACCGGGTGGCGCGTTTGAGCGCTTGCGGCAATAATGGCTGAGCTCCCTAACCCCGCTTCATTAGAATACAACCCCCTAGCCACGCCGGTTTTTATCATCGTCGCCATTAACGCGCCTGCCGCTCCGCCCACAACGGGTTTAGGGTTAAAGGCTTCTTCAAAAATGAGTTTGATCGCTTGAAGGGCTAAATCAAAATGGCTGACAATAATATAAATAATAGCGATCAAATATAAAAGCACCATCACAGGAGCCAAGTAAGAAGTGAATTTACCAATGGATTTAATCCCCCCAATGACAATGAAAGCGGTTAAAATCGTGAGCAGTAAGCCTGAAACCCAATTAGG
The Helicobacter pylori genome window above contains:
- a CDS encoding amino acid ABC transporter permease, whose translation is MSASPNLSLFFESLDLSKERLELLLEAFYPMLKAAFCISLPLAVISFILGLLIAIVVALIKIAPPKHFIHKALLAGVNFYVSLIRGTPLLVQIVVVFYGLPALGVYMDPIPAGIIAFSFNVGAYASETLRASFLSVPKDQWDSSLSLGLNYLQTFWHVIFFQALKVATPSLSNTFISLFKETSLASVVTIAEVFRIAQQKANASYDFLPIYLEAALIYWLFCLILEAVQKRVEKILN
- a CDS encoding amino acid ABC transporter substrate-binding protein, whose translation is MKKVLFLLVISLFLGFLNASSLYEKLVNKETISVGTEGIYPPFTYHDKEGKLTGYDVEVARELAKELGVKIKFHETSWDIMLTGLKSGRFDMVANQVSLTTKKRQATFDKSLPYSYSGTIMLVRKDENRIKDIKDIKGLRAANTLSSTYGEIAFKYDAQIVSVDSMAQALLLVAQKRADLTLNSSLAILNYLNTHKNNPFKIAWESKEKDGGASFVINKHQEKALELINQAMQRLINKGVLKRLGEQFFGKDVSQP
- the alr gene encoding alanine racemase, with protein sequence MLKRASFVEVDTASLRHNFSAVKSIVPKDACVMAVVKANAYGAGAIKASEIFLQEGANYLGVATLDEALELRSHFSKTPILILGYSPNANASMLIDNDLSAMVFSLEQAEVFSQMALKSQKRLKIHLKIDTGMHRLGLEPTFKSIEIVKKIRALKGLEIEGIFTHLSNADAKIKTHAKNQMKAFNAFLEQLLNQKIEFQYRHAYNSAGILSLCNGNENRLLNLYRPGIMLYGFYPSNEMKESSQTILKNVISLKAQIVQIRSVKKGEFIGYGEHFYTNEETLVGVLALGYADGLMRALGNRIQVVINNQLAPLIGKVCMDQCFVKLNNIEAKEGDEVILFGDKSAKANDASEIATLLNTIPYETISTLSKRLERVYI
- a CDS encoding alanine/glycine:cation symporter family protein, with protein sequence METIDSVVRLLSNFVWGIPMQILLVGTGLFLTFYLRGLQFSKIFYAIKILFDKESQSKGDISQFSALMLSLGATVGIGSIVGVATAISIAGPGAVFWMWVTGLVGMATKYSEGILAVKYREKGAFGYNGGPMYYIKNGLNMPKLAMAFAIFTIIASIGTGNMTQSNAVSSILSEQANLPNWVSGLLLTILTAFIVIGGIKSIGKFTSYLAPVMVLLYLIAIIYIIVSHFDLALQAIKLIFEEAFNPKPVVGGAAGALMATMIKTGVARGLYSNEAGLGSSAIIAASAQTRHPVRQALVSMLQTFIVTLIVCSATASVILMAPEYNTLLPNGEKLSANLLTLKSTEYFLGSLGAVVIFLTMIFFAYSTIIGWAYYGEKCTEYAFGEKKVKYYRFVFLASVMVGAMAKIDFVWNLADLSNGLMAIPNLIALILLHKVVYSETRWYFSKHSNK